Genomic DNA from Filimonas effusa:
TCACCCCAATTCGTAAAAGCTGCACAGGATGCCAGAGAACATCTTATTTGAGTATGCCGTTATTCGTGTAGTACCCAGGGTAGAACGCGAGGAATTCATGAATGTGGGAGTGATCGTCTTCTGCAAGCGACCTGCTTTTCTCCGGATGCGCTACCAGGTAAATGAATCGCGCTTACTGGCACTGGATCCGGCACTCGATATCGCTGAATTACGCAGCTATTTACAGGCTTTTGAAGCGGTGGCCCTGGGCCAGTGTTCCACCAGCGTCATCAGTAAACTCGACGCAGCCTCCCGCTTTCGCTGGCTTACCGCCACCCGCAGCACCATCCTGCAAACGTCGAGAGTACACCCGGGTCTGTGCCAGCTTCCGGAAGTAACGCTGAACCAACTTTTCGAGGAATTGGTAGGATAAAAACGTCTTCCCCGGCAGTTAAAATGTCAACGCTTTGTACAGCAGGTTAAACAGCTACTTTTACAGTCTCAGCCGTTTTTCAGGGAACAGATCCGGCGCAGATACGCAGTTTTGTACCGAAAAATCGTTTATTCCTTTAATCATTTTTGTATGAAGACTATCACCGTTTTGCTGATCTGCATTCTCTCAGTGTTGTTACACACACCGGCATCTGCCCAAAGCTCTTTCACCAAAGTAGATCAGTGGTTAGAAGCCAATACTCCGGCAATGGGAGGCCGAGCCATACTAATGATTTATAAAGACGGTAAAATCGTTTACAGTCATGCCGAGAACGAAATGAGCCGCAAGCAGCAGATGGTGAACAAATTCATAGCACGTCGCAGCGGAAAACAAGCCAATACAGACGACTTCACCACTACCAGCAGGCAAATGATCGCCAGCTGCAGTAAATGGCTAAGCGCCGCCCTTATCATGACTTTTGTTGACGAAGGCAAACTGCAGCTTACGGATACCGTTGGTAAATTTCTGCCCATACTCACACAAAACGGCAAAGGCAACATTACCATCAGCCAATGCCTTTCCCATACCACCGGCATCAAACCTGTTTCCCTGAAAGATGATCTTGCCGCCATGAAAAAAATGAATGGCATGGATGAAGCCATAGCTGCCATCTCAGTCCTCCCTATGGAAGGAGAACCCGGAAAGGTCTTTCATTACAGCAATGCTGGTTTACAAATCGCAGGAGCCGTTATTGAAAAGATCAGCGGCAAAAGTTTCGAAACCTTATTTGCAGAACGTATTGCCCGTCCCCTGGGCATGAAGAATACCGATTTCGGCAAAGGCAAGCTGGCATTACCCGCCGGCGGCGCCAGCAGTACCCCGGAAGACTATATTCATTTCCTGGTTATGATACTTAATAAAGGCGTTTATGAAGGCAAACGCATTCTAAGCGAAAAAGCCATTACCGAAATGCAGATCAACCGCATCGGCAAAGATGTAAAACTGGCTTACAGCCCCACAGAAGCCGGCAATTTTGGCTATGGTTACGGAGAATGGGTCATGGAAACTTCTACTGCAACACAGCTAACCAAAGCCGTTACCAGTCCCGGCCTGTTCGGCAGTTTTCCCTGGGTAGACAACGAGAAAAAATACTGTGCCTTTCTGATGTGCTTCTACATTAAAAATGACGGGCGCCATGAACGTTATAAAGAGCTGAAACAATTGGTGGACGAGGCCATCAAATAAATAAATTTTCCGAAACATGCCTTGTGCGGTTGCCGTTGCAGGCCGCACAAGGCAATAGCATATCCGCTATTTACCAATTAATGTCTCTTATTTACCACTTCCACGCCACTAACTGCCGGTAATTTTAACCTTGAAAAGCCACTCATTATGAAAATCTCCCGGTTCGCCTATTTTGTACTTCGTTTGCCAATAGCTTTATCGCTGCTGGGCCATGGCCTGGTGCGCTTACCCAAGCTGTCCGGTTTCAGCAACTGGATGACAACGCTTATGGCGAAATCGATCCTACCATCGGCATTGATCGTTCCATTCAGCTACGCTGTTCCATTTATAGAATTCATCACAGGCTTGCTATTACTTATTGGCCTGTTCACCCGCCAGGTTTTATATGTTGGCATTGCGCTCATGGCCGTTTTCATATTTGGCAATACCACTATCGAAAACTGGGAGCCGATCACCTCGCAACTGGTACATGCGGGCTATATGGCAGCACTGTTGCTGCTGCTCCCCTATTGTAGTTCATGGGAAGACATAGCTGCCAGAAAATCTTTGTAATAATAAACATAGACCCGGCAAAATGGTTATTACTACTGTTTCCTGGTTTGCCCGGTAACAATTGACCGGATAAAAACATTGGAATCATCAGATCAGTTAGCCATTTACGGGAAAAGAATAAAATAACCATAAAGTAATTACTATGAAAACAAGAAGAGATTTCCTGGCCCAGGCAGCAAGCGCCTCCGTTGCTATTGCAGCAACGCCATTCGCCGCCTTTTCAGGTAGCGGCGACAAAGCCGCCTCACCGTTATCCGGCGATAGCCCGACGATACCAGGTCATGCAACACAGTTATCTGGAAAACTGCATAACGAATTTCATTTCCCGCAAAACTTCGGCATCGGCGGCGTAGGACTGGGAAATGGTTTTCATGCCAACAGCAATGAACAAATTAACGCTACCCTGCAGGCCGCATGGGATGCAGGTGTACGTTACTACGACACCTCTCCTTTCTACGGATATGGGTTAAGCGAACGCAGGCTTGGCCATTTCCTGTTTGAAAAGAACAGGGCCGACTACCTGTTATCCACCAAAATAGGGCGTGTATTTGAAGCAGATCCTGCTTTTAAAATCAACCCTTCCAACTTGTGGAAAGGCCAACTCAATTTCAAATACCGTTACGACTATACCGCCTCCGGTGTCCGCCGTTCCATAGAAGACTCCCTGCAACGCCTGGGATTATCTTCCATAGACATGGTACTGGTACACGATCTTTCTCCCGACACACCGGATCAGGGTGCCAAATGGCTCGACCATTTTGCCGTAGCCGCCAAAGGAGCCTTCCCTGAACTAACTAAAATGAGGGAGGAAGGCATTATCAAGTCGTGGGGCATGGGCGTCAATACCCCGGAACCTATTTTAAAGGCCCTGGAAGTAGCTGATCCCGACATTATGCTCGTTGCTATTCAATACAGTTTACTGGTTCATAAAAACGCCTTAAACGTGGTATTCCCGGCCATGCAGCAAAAGAAAGTAAAGGCTATTATAGGCGGCCCGTTAAATGCCGGTTTTCTCGCCAACAGGGATCGTTTCAATTACGGCGGAACGATACCGCCCGAGATGGTTCAGAAAAGAGAAGCCATCAATACAATTATAAAAAAATACAACATAGACCTGAGAACGGCAGCCTTGCAATTCTGTGCAGCACACCCCGTTGTAGGTGCAGTGATTCCCGGCGCCAGCACGGCAGAACAAGCGAAAACCAATGCAGAAGCAATGACAAAAAAGATACCTTCCCAGTTATGGGAAGATCTGAAAAAAGCAAAGCTGATAGAGGCTAACGCTCCTGTTCCCGCATAAACAAATATTTTTTTTATTAACAAAAAACACATTATAAACGGCTGTCTTTACAGACAGCTGTTTTCGTTTTTACAACCTATGACATTTATCATGTTTACCCTTTTAATTTTCCCCCATCCCTGTTTATAAGTTCCAACAATAAAAACATAAAGACGCAGTAAGTTTGCCGCCACGTTACACAGGAACACCGTCAAAATAATTAATTCAATATATCTTATGGAACAAGAAATGGGATTGCTTCTGCATACCGTCATCAAGCGCAATGGCGACTGCGTACCTTTCGAAGCAGACAAGATTAAAAGGGCCATTTACAAGGCATTGGAAGCAACAGGAAATGCAGATAAAGCAAAAGCGGCAGATTATTGTTTACAGGTTGTGGAAAAGCTAATGGCATCCTCTTTTTCGGCTGCCCCTGCAGTAGAAGATATCCAGGATGAAGTAGAACAGGTATTGATGGAAAACAAAGAATATGCAACTGCAAAAGCATATATCGTTTACCGTTATCAGCACCAGGATATCCGTACGGTAAAAGAAGCTTTCTCCAATGTAAACCTGGTAGACAACTATCTGAACATGAATGATTGGCGCGTGAAAGAAAG
This window encodes:
- a CDS encoding aldo/keto reductase, with the protein product MKTRRDFLAQAASASVAIAATPFAAFSGSGDKAASPLSGDSPTIPGHATQLSGKLHNEFHFPQNFGIGGVGLGNGFHANSNEQINATLQAAWDAGVRYYDTSPFYGYGLSERRLGHFLFEKNRADYLLSTKIGRVFEADPAFKINPSNLWKGQLNFKYRYDYTASGVRRSIEDSLQRLGLSSIDMVLVHDLSPDTPDQGAKWLDHFAVAAKGAFPELTKMREEGIIKSWGMGVNTPEPILKALEVADPDIMLVAIQYSLLVHKNALNVVFPAMQQKKVKAIIGGPLNAGFLANRDRFNYGGTIPPEMVQKREAINTIIKKYNIDLRTAALQFCAAHPVVGAVIPGASTAEQAKTNAEAMTKKIPSQLWEDLKKAKLIEANAPVPA
- a CDS encoding serine hydrolase domain-containing protein — translated: MKTITVLLICILSVLLHTPASAQSSFTKVDQWLEANTPAMGGRAILMIYKDGKIVYSHAENEMSRKQQMVNKFIARRSGKQANTDDFTTTSRQMIASCSKWLSAALIMTFVDEGKLQLTDTVGKFLPILTQNGKGNITISQCLSHTTGIKPVSLKDDLAAMKKMNGMDEAIAAISVLPMEGEPGKVFHYSNAGLQIAGAVIEKISGKSFETLFAERIARPLGMKNTDFGKGKLALPAGGASSTPEDYIHFLVMILNKGVYEGKRILSEKAITEMQINRIGKDVKLAYSPTEAGNFGYGYGEWVMETSTATQLTKAVTSPGLFGSFPWVDNEKKYCAFLMCFYIKNDGRHERYKELKQLVDEAIK
- a CDS encoding DUF3037 domain-containing protein; translation: MPENILFEYAVIRVVPRVEREEFMNVGVIVFCKRPAFLRMRYQVNESRLLALDPALDIAELRSYLQAFEAVALGQCSTSVISKLDAASRFRWLTATRSTILQTSRVHPGLCQLPEVTLNQLFEELVG
- a CDS encoding MauE/DoxX family redox-associated membrane protein, which codes for MKISRFAYFVLRLPIALSLLGHGLVRLPKLSGFSNWMTTLMAKSILPSALIVPFSYAVPFIEFITGLLLLIGLFTRQVLYVGIALMAVFIFGNTTIENWEPITSQLVHAGYMAALLLLLPYCSSWEDIAARKSL